The following nucleotide sequence is from Paenibacillus odorifer.
GCATCGTCAGAAAGGGAGTGTGGACGGAAACGGTAAGTTACAGCTTCGATCAATGTAGCACCTTCGCCGTTGCGTGCACGTTCAGCAGCATCGCGTACAGCACTGATTACTGCAAAGATGTCCATACCGTCAACCTTAATCCCTGGAATACCAGCTGCAACCGCTTTGTGAGCGATCGATTTGGAAGCCGTTTGTTTAGCGAACGGAGTCGTAATCGCGTAACCATTGTTTTGAACAAAGAAGATTACAGGCAGTTTAAAACGACCAGCAAAGTTCAAGCCTTCGTAGAAGTCACCTTCTGAAGAACCGCCATCACCAGTGTAAGTAATTGCAACATTCTTTTGTTTTTTCAATTTGAAGCCCATAGCAATACCAGTAGCGTGCAGGATTTGCGCACCAATGATAATTTGTGGCATCAATACATTAACACCATCAGGAATAGCTCCACCATGTTGGTGACCACGGGAATATAAGAAAGCTTGGTACAATGGAAGTCCGTGCCATACTAGCTGCGGAATATCACGGTAGCCTGGGCATAAGAAGTCTTCTTTCTCCAAAGCGAACTCACTACCAATCATGGTAGCTTCTTGACCGGATACCGGTGCGTAGAAACCAAGACGACCTTGACG
It contains:
- the pdhA gene encoding pyruvate dehydrogenase (acetyl-transferring) E1 component subunit alpha, with the translated sequence MSKVPYEVYTEDVEALSVLSPDGEIINKDKMPDLTDDQLKEIMYRMVFTRTWDDRAVNLGRQGRLGFYAPVSGQEATMIGSEFALEKEDFLCPGYRDIPQLVWHGLPLYQAFLYSRGHQHGGAIPDGVNVLMPQIIIGAQILHATGIAMGFKLKKQKNVAITYTGDGGSSEGDFYEGLNFAGRFKLPVIFFVQNNGYAITTPFAKQTASKSIAHKAVAAGIPGIKVDGMDIFAVISAVRDAAERARNGEGATLIEAVTYRFRPHSLSDDASKYRSKEEEGQWSEKDPIARLAKYLEKKGLWTEEDTLRVKDEAKATVNEQIKKAEQTEKMTIPGLIDSMFEVTPKHLEEQKADFE